From the Jeongeupia sp. HS-3 genome, the window GCGCTGTGCCAGCGTGGAATCGACCTGATCGGCGTTGGCGTACTGCGATCGCAGCTGGCGCACGGTTTCGCCGAGCTTGGCCTCGGCCTGGCGCAGCGATACCGCCGCGTCGGCCGGATCGAGCCGGACCACTTCGCGCCCGGCTTCGACCAGCTGGGTTTCATCGGCATTGATGCCGATCACGGTGCCGCTCACCTGGCTGGTCAGCATGACGAGGTTGCCACCGACGTAGGCGTTATCGGTTTCTTCGCGCTGGCTCAGCACCAGGCTGTAATAGATGGCGTAGCCGATACCAGCAAGGACGAAGACGCCGGCGATGCTCAGCATCAGACCGCGGCGCTTGCCGCCATTGGGGTTGTTCGTGCTCATGGGCTTATCTCCGTTCACTTATTTTTGGTCTGCATGATTAGTCGGGTCGGCGCGGTAGCCGCCGCCCAGTGCCTTGATCAGCGCGACATCGGCGGAGAGGCGCTGGCTTTGCAATTGCAGGGTTTGATCGTCGAGGCCGCGCTGCGGCAGCTCGGCGGCAAGCAGGCTGGCGCGATCGGTCAGGCCCTGCTGGAAACGTTTCTGGGTGCTGGCGTACACCGCGTCGGTCGCAGCGTGGTTGCGCGTCAGCGCGGCGCCTTCGCGCTCGATGCCCTGTACCGCCGCCGCGCCCTGGGCGACGTCGCGCACCGCATTCAGCACCGCCTGGTTGTAATCGGCGATGGCCGCGCTGCGCTGCGCATGGGCGCCGTGCAGCTGCGCGTCGAGCCGGCCGTTCTCGAAGATCGGCAGCGTGATGTTCGGGATCAGATTGATCTGGCGACTGCCGCGGTCGAACAGGTCGGTCATCGAAATGGTGTCGAAACCGGCGAACAGATTCAGGTTGACGCTCGGGTAGTAGGCGGCCTTGGATGCGTCGATCTGGTTCATCGATGCCTCGACGCGCCAGCGTGCGGCCTGCAGATCGGGGCGGCGCGCCAGCAACTCGATGCCCAGCGTTTGCGGCAGGCCGCCTATGCCTTGCGGCAAGGCCCGCGGCTTGACGCCGTCGACCACGGCATCACCGCCGACCAGCGCGCGCAGCGCTTCGCGTTCGCGCACCGCGGCGGCATCGAGTGCGGCGATTTTCTGCTCGGTCGCCGCGACATCGGCCTCGACGCGTTTTTGCGTATCGATCGCCGCCAAGCCTTGTGCGACCAGCTTTTTGCGTGTGGCAGCCAGGGCCATCCGGGTGTCGCGCTCGCGCTTGAAGTTGGCCTGGCGGGCCCAGTCGGCCTGCAGGTTGAAATAGCTCTGCGTCACCGCGGCGGCGAGCGTTTGCTCGGCGCTGGCGCTTTCGGCCAGGCGGGCGTTGGCCTCGCCGAGCGCGGCGGCGATGCGCGAGCGGTTCTTGCCCCAGAAGTCGAAATCCCAGTTGCCGAAGAAACCGACCTTGCCCTCGGTGTACCACTCGCCGCCTATCGGTGGCGGGAACAGGCCGGTGGCCGAGATGTACTGGCGATCGACCTGGGCGTTGAAGTCGAGGGTGAAGCCGTCGGCGGCACGTTGTTGCAGTAGCGCGGCGCGCGCGGTCTTGAGCCGGGCCGCGGCGGTGGCGAGGCCG encodes:
- a CDS encoding efflux transporter outer membrane subunit, whose translation is MKRIMPLALILLAGCAFMPKDEAPLPQRDIASAELPKHIKLARMGWPEARWWTQYRDPQLDALMDAAIKDAPGLATAAARLKTARAALLQQRAADGFTLDFNAQVDRQYISATGLFPPPIGGEWYTEGKVGFFGNWDFDFWGKNRSRIAAALGEANARLAESASAEQTLAAAVTQSYFNLQADWARQANFKRERDTRMALAATRKKLVAQGLAAIDTQKRVEADVAATEQKIAALDAAAVREREALRALVGGDAVVDGVKPRALPQGIGGLPQTLGIELLARRPDLQAARWRVEASMNQIDASKAAYYPSVNLNLFAGFDTISMTDLFDRGSRQINLIPNITLPIFENGRLDAQLHGAHAQRSAAIADYNQAVLNAVRDVAQGAAAVQGIEREGAALTRNHAATDAVYASTQKRFQQGLTDRASLLAAELPQRGLDDQTLQLQSQRLSADVALIKALGGGYRADPTNHADQK